Genomic window (Magnolia sinica isolate HGM2019 chromosome 6, MsV1, whole genome shotgun sequence):
ATTTCCCTTCGCGTGGCCTACATGAATCaccaatgggcctgatttttgggccccggGATGAAGTTttagtgtgacatctaatggttggagtggattcaatataataatcatgatgggccttgtaaaaatcaagggtggacgtctttctcccaactgttttcattgtcgtggcccacttgtattaTAAATCAGCCTATTTTCTTGGATTCAGGCCTAACATGAGGTTACACTTCTAATGGTTAGAatagatctcacatacacatcatggtgggccccttcaAAAAGGCGGGCGTCCATCTCGCACCTGTTCCCAAGAAACAACATTTATTCCCCCAAAGGGAGTTCCTAGGTCCAACCTGTTTTACCACAAGCTATAGTCCACCCATATGTAACTTCCAAAGTATtaagtgcatgtgaaatccagcCCTTCCAACTAGTTGGCCTCACCACGAGGATCGCCTGGTGTGATGGTCATTCTTATctacatcaattgggccacaccatataaagcaaCGTCTAGACATTAGTAAATAGTGAAAcaaaagtgtggtccactcaatgagtggTTGTTACAGAGTTTTTTCAAAAGGTAACGATCATGATGGGATCGACCTATTAGACAGATTGGATGTTGTATACACATGAAAAGTTGGAAGCTATCTTTGGTTAGACCTTCACCTATAGTCTAGCTAGTTGTACTTGAgacctttagaaaaaaaaaaagagttttagGAATTCCGCCTTTGATTTTtgatgggccccatcttgatgtgtatgtgagatccattctgaccattggatgggTAATCCCATGTTGGGCTCAGTGTAAAAAAGAAATCAGGCtaatctgtgattcaggtgggccacaacaagggaaatagttgggagagagtcatccacccttgatttttatagggcccaccatgatgattatattgaattcactctaaccattagatgccacatgaAAACTTAGGCCTGGGGCCCAAAAATATGCTTATCAATggttcaggtgggctacacactaagggaaacagtttggagggtgagctttgCCTTGTGCACTGTTCCAATTGTATGGTCCCTGATGGGGCttatatttgggccctacccTAAAACAAGTCATGCACCTGCTAGTTGGGGTAGATTTCACATCAacgccatggtggggcccaactgagCTGCTACCCTTTTCCAAACGGAGGTGAAATAATCTGCTTGGGTATATTTATTAACGTTAAGTAACCCTAAGCTGGTCGGACGTGCAACTGGTTGAATTTTAGAGGTATATGTATTCATGGGGGCTCATTTCAGTATATTGACTCCAGGCAACTAATGCCCTCGTTGTGCTGTCCTCGTTTTTTAGAGGCATTGCTGATCAAATTGTCAAtctgaattgtccatcatgtttgcCCTACTTTTGATGGGTTGGCATGGAAAATTCACGCCAATTgtatgtttttttgttttttaattttttcatttgaTCAATGCCATACAGAAATGGATAGTTTGTATCAAGGTAGGTAGAGTCATTCAACAGAGTTCACGTAGTTAAGTCTTAGAGGAGCCATTTTGGTTAAAGGACCAAAACCATTCCATTTGTGGCTTGGAAAATCAATGGTTATGAGAGGAGAGGCCAATGTTTGGAAGGTTAGCAACTTCGCATCGTATTTTAATgcgagggcattttcacaccaggctcgagtggggtggcctgtgggatgtaggggcacactcggggtgggcggcctgtggaactcatggatttggggcccatgtgaggcggaacccatggatttggggcccacgaggagggttcggccaaggacctaactcatggatttggggcttgggctatgagataaagggattaattcaccatgctctatcagttcgagcttttagagcaagtggttaattgtcatgcatcaaattggtatcaaagcgggatgtctcgtgttcgaaactcctcatcgggggtgattaatgcgggagcattttcacactgagcttgagtggggtggcctatgggatgcaggggcacactcgaggtgggtggcgcacagaacccatggatttgggggccgtgtgaggcgggtggctcgtgtgaggtgaaacccatggatttggggcccacgaggagtcCATGAAAACTGGAGACTACCACATAGATGGTCTAGAGCGATGATTCATCATCCATGTGTCATGTGTGACAATGAAACATTATCATTGTGCCGTGACTGAGATGAgcttttccctttttcttaaatTGCACTTTTTAGCTTGCTTTTGGGTGAGAAGTGCAGTGACTGCCTGTTGGGTGTTTTTTCTTCAATAAATGCACTCTTCATGGTTCCAGCATGACTGGATGTCACCTTAGGCATCTGCCTCAAGGAACTGGAGTTGTACCTTAGCCAAGTTGTAGCTGAGTTTCGCATCATTTCTCCTGATCCCTGGCCAATACCCTGGTTGATCTGTGGCCTGGTCTGATTCATGGGGAGGGCGCACAACAAATTGGATTTCACACGTGTGATGTTGATGCATGGTGGAAGGGCTGAGAGCTACATGAAGTCTGAAATTAGCCCACTTTCTCCTAGTGCTACTGAAGATCATGAGTGTGATATTCAGATAATGCTATTTGCTTTTGTTCTTAAGGAATTAGAGAATACATTAGTTGGAAAAACATATTTGGTAGAAAGCTGCAACACATGAAATCTAAAATGGTGAAAGATTTCTGATTAGGCCATACAATGAATTTATaatatcaattttcttttttcataataGTAatgttcctttttcttcttttccacaGGTACTACCAGACCTATTGAAACTTCTGGCACAGCTTATCGTCCAACTGCCAAAAGATGGCCAAAATATGGTGCTTGATGAGATATACTCTCAAGTTGCAGAGTCGGACGATGTTACAAGAAAACCAATTTTAGTCTCTTGGGTGCAGTCACTCTCTTACCTTTGTTCTCAGAAAGTGGCTCCCAGTGGCAAGAACCAAAGTACCAGCAGTTCAACAGtgatagaaagcagtggggaacAAAACAATGGCCCTGCATATAACATTCTAAACTTGTATAGAACTAGTTCGCGATTGTGAGAGAGCTGGTGCCTTGtgtgatggcccacttgagtatttttACAGGTGCATCTTCTAGTCTAGTTGATTTCATGCTTGTAAAGGTTGACATGATACGTCGTGTCCCGACAGGATCGCGCATTAGAAATGATTTGTTAAAACTTAGAAGATGCACTTCTAACATTGTCATGTGGATAGTTAATGTTGTTGACAGGCAATACGAAATAAGAATCATCATTCCTTGTTGATTGTGATGCAAATGGTTGTAAGGAGTTTGTACTATTAGCTTAGATTTGTTGGAAGTGCTAATATGGTATGAAGCATTCAATTGACCTCAAAACTATTATTCAGGTTGTTATGATGGGGAATGCTAATTCCAAATGCTGCATCTTTTAAGCACGAAATGCAAAtgcaccacatgtgccaatgtagcATGTGCGCTGCGTCTGGGTTGTTCATAGGGTGGTTGACAAGGTGGATgttatcaggtgggctacatgggCATGAAGAAATGGGTGGTTAGAAAAATGATAATTAATTTTGCATGGTCCGCTCAATTGATGAGTGGGCCAACCTGATTTTGATATGATTTGTTTGAGGCTTGATTTGCACTGAGGATACTTGGGTTATGCTTGAGGGACCCAGGTTCCAACAGTAGCAAGAGATGTATGCAGTGCCGCCAAGAGTAGTAGTCGAGGACCCTTCTGTCTGTGGGACCAAATCTTTCCAAGGCGGTAGCTCTCAGGGCCTCCTGTTGATGTTTCAATGATGGAGGTTTCGAGAGAGTTTGATCTGGACTTGGCATGTTTAGCAGTTCCAGACAACTTAGGATGCTTGCTGTTTGTAGAAGCTTTGGATCTGGGACATTCATTcttggaggattttttttttggagatttgGACCAGCCAGTTCCCTTTAATGCGGTAGTTTCATACCATTCTTGACAATATTATCTTTATGCATCAATTGTCTACCCAGTAGCTATTTTTGCATAATCGAAGATGATTGTGGTTCCAACGTGGCAATTCATTTGCTTGAGCCAGCAAAAGAAATGATGTTGGACATTTTGATCAGTCAAAGTCAGTCGGTGCCAAGTTATTCAAGCTGACCTTTCTTGCCGAGCTTCTTAAGAGGACTACTTACATGATTCAAGGACTAATAACACTACAAATCCCTGAGAGAATGGAGAGGACTATCTGTGGAACTAGGCTTGTATTCCCCTTCAACACATTTGTTCTGTCTTTGTCTGTCAATCATTGTGCTTGGTTCAGCCTACATGTTGCTAGCAACGGTTCCTtttctgttgctgctgctgctgtttttttttgttcccttttttttttttgttgcacatTTACCAGAGAGACCCTTGGTCCTGAGACTAAGCGGCTCGGTTTAGCTCAGACAGCATGAATCTTAGCCACAAACTGTTATTGGAACCTGCCTTTTTCATGAGTGTTTttcttattgttgttgttgttgttgttttatatCAAGGAAACTAGTATCCTCTTGTTTTCCTCCTGCATGCCCAAGAAGTGGATTACAGAAGAGCTTGTTCATACTGTTAAAAGGCACAAGTCCATACAATTCCACAGAAGCACTAGGCCTGAGGTATTCCTTACATTAGATATTTGCAAAGAGGCTCTGTAGCAGAGTTATTGCCTAGGCTCAATTGCTCACCCATTCTTGCCAAACATACAATGATTCAGACTGGTCGTGTGATTCTAATTGGAGATTTCATCATCCACATAAAATGATTTAAGAacaatgatctggaaaagcagTTAGCCACTCACTTTAGCATGGATAGTTATGATCTTGCCAGTTAGTGGTTAGTGTGATTCTTTCCATATTTCCATCTACAGGGGCTTCTAGATGAACTGCCTGGACTGCACCTGTTGCGGTAGAAGGGGCGAGCATCTCAGGGGAGAGCCTAGCTAGGGAAACATATTCACAGATTTTGGTAACAGATGCACTTTATCTTTATAGTAACAATGcagaaaatattttatatatgacAGATTTTTGTGATATAGACCAATGCgtgatgaacaattgtttgtttttaatgatgatgaTATCTTTTTAGTAAAAATGCAGAAACTATTTTATGTGCGCATGATTTTGTGACATAGACCAATGTTGTTATATTGTTTCAATTCATGTTGGAAGTTAAAAGGCATAAGTTTGACACTGGCTGCCAACCTGGCGCAACCCTCCTTTGTTTGGGCTGGCAATGAGAGGGAGTTGGCACAAGTTGAAGACTCTGaaggagaaggcccaaaaggacttgGGTGGAGGaagtggtctaactgaagttatggccctgaTAGAattgaatggtggaaaaggattcatgtagcttaTCCCATTTAGTTGGGATAGGCTTAGATGATGCTAACAAGATCAATGTTTGAGGTGCAATTCTGTCTGTTTTAATGATGATCAGATCAATGTGTGGGATAAAGGCATATGTGAAAGTTCTTGGTGCCCATAGACAGTAATCCAACCTGTGGGTTTGGAGGAAGTTTATGATCCTCGACCAGATTATGTGCACAATATGCCCAGGTTGTGAGTTTCTACTAGTGGGGCTCATGGGGTTAGTGATCTAGAAAATTCTtcttttgggccccaccatggatggaccatgccccgaAAATCTCCAAGATTGGCAGATTCCAACTTGgcattttttcagttgaatgtggattgttgcTGAATCTCTTCTTGTTTGTCAATTTGCAGGGCAGAATTTGAAAGGTTATGATTGTGCTATATATGAGATATTTGGGGCATCGTCCATCCAACAAGAGTACCATGGTCAAATTTTCTGAGTAATGGAAGCCTGGGCCCAGTTTTGGAGACTGAGAACTCAGGAATATCCTATGATCCATCTTGGCTCTGATCTATCGATGGATTGACAAACAAAAACTGCATGTCCTGTGCAGACAAGCATGATGCTCATGCTTGGTTATTGCTCGAAATTGAAATGCCAGAACCCAGTTAGATTGTCTGCACAAACTGACAAAAATCTATTACTTTTGACTGATGTTAGTGTTCTGCTCAATGCCTTGCAGATGATTTTCGTTTTAAAATCTGGAGAGTTACAAAAGCCAGTCTCaggaaagaacaaagaaaaagaagcagTTGCTGAGCTCTGCAGCTGATATGATACAACGGGCAGAAACTCATGGCTTGTTTCCCTCAACATAGAAGAACGAAACGTTCATCATTTCTCTTCGTCATACAGTCGTCAGTTGCAAAATGGCCTAGCAATCTTGTCACTTGGACTCAACACCCTTCTCATTGCAAGTACCAGAGGGGTCCGCATTCCTGATAATCCACGGATGATCTAGAATTTTCTCGAGGGAGAGTCTCTTCAAAGAATCCTTCACCAGAAGCTGCACATTTGCAACTAGAATTGTCAACACATACATTTTtgcttatttataatgattttcaATACACAGATGCTTCGGATCATACCCGACATATCAGGTCCTTTGCTTCTGCAGACACATGAGGGGTGGGAGGAAAACTCAAGTCAATCTCCACAATCCTACACAGAAATTAGCATCATAAGTTCTTTATCAAAACTTTGAGAAATGTAGAAAGGTGGATGAAACTTTTCTAACCTTCTGAATGTATCTTCCTGGCTCTCGGCTTCGAAAGGTGGGGCACCATAAAGGAACTCAAACAAGAGGATGCCCAAGGTCCAGTTGTCGACTGTGTAGTCATGTGCTTTGTTTGTTACCATTTCTGGTGCTAGATAATCCAAAGTTCCGCACATGGTGTGCCTTTTTGTTCTGGATTGTACTGACCATCCAAAATCTGCAATTTTCAGTCGGCCCTGCAGGAGAGGCAATTGATTTATCACCAGTGGTGAATTCCTTGGTTTTCCTTCTTCCATGGAAGGTCAGAACAAACCTGATAGCAGAATTCCTCAATGGTTGAATATCATCGTTGAATGGTgatggaaatgggccccacctgcctCCAGCACCTTTGGAGTACATCCCCCAAATCGACATTTGGTCAGGTGTTTGGAGCAGTGCAGGGAGACCCAAACGGCAGTCATTTTTTCGCCTTTCATCCCAAGTAACAAACAGTTTCCCTCATTTCAAATTTCATCAAGCAGTTGAAAGTTGGAACAGTGAAATTTCAATCTTTGGGGCAGGGAAGCTAGACCCAAATGGCTGTTATCATTTCTTTTTTGGCTTTCAAGCCCCAAGTAATAAACAAGTTCACTTGTTTCAAATTGCAACAAACAGTTGAAAGCTGGAACAGTGAAACATTGCTGCTTGGGATAGTGCAGCAAGACCCAAATGGCAGTTATCATTTTTTCGCCTTTCGTCCCTAAATAACAAACTATTTCACTTGTTTCAAATCTCGACAAGCAGTTGAAAGTTCAAGCCTTGAAAGCCGAAGCAGTGAAACAAGTTCACTTGCTTCAAATTCAACAAATAGTTGAGAGCTGAAACAGCGAAACATCGATGCTTGGGGCAGAGCGGAGAGACCCAAATGGCAgtaatccatttttatttttatttcacttTGTCCacaaatacccaaaaaaaaaatcacttgttTCAAATCTCGACGAGTAGTTGAAAGTTGAAACATCGAAATTTAAAAGAGTAAAGCATTGCTAATTTGCTACACAGAAAGAGCATTCTGTCGGCCACCAATTCCTGAGTCAGTTCTGAAGGTACCCACTTCTCAAAATAGGCCAACAATCATACTACTACATGAGATCAATCCACGTTGAAGTCTCACAACAGGAATTTCGTAGCAGATATTTTCCCAATCCGCCATTTTCCCAACAATACCAGAAATTTTCTACCTATTGCAAGAAACATCCCTCTCATTACCTCCAAATCCAGCAACAGATTCTCGGGCTTGATATCCCTGTGAATGACATGCTTCTCGTGGCAGTAAGCCAATGCCTTTGCCAGACTCGCAATATactacaaataaaaaataaatttaaaaaaaatttttaaaaaaaaggaaaaaaagaaaaaagaagaagaagaacagaaccCATCAAAGCAAGAAAAGCAAACCAAACCATCATCTCCGCCATTCATCGCAgtcggggaaaaaaaaaaaaaaaacaaaacacaaaCAGGAGCACAACAGGGATTGCAGAATTACCGTGGCGGCCCGTCTTTCTGAAAGGTACTCCGACTTCCGAAGCTCTTTGAAGAGCTCTCCCCGAGCGGCATACTCAAGAATCAAGAAAATGCGGTCCTCATCATGGAACCAACCGAAGAGGCGGAGAACGTTGGGGTGGGTGAGGCTGCTCTGGATCTCGATCTCGCGCCGCAGTTGGTGGTGGAGCCGGTACTTTTCCAGCTGTTCTTTGAATATGATCTTGAGTGCGACGATGTATTTGCTCTGGAAAGATCGAGAAGAGTTACAATTGGAATTCGACGGAtgagattttttgaaaatttgcagAGATGGGTACCTGTTTTTCTCGTGCGAGGTAGACCTTTCCGAATTTTCCTCGTCCTAGCGGCTTGCCGATCTCGAAATCTTGGAGACGCCATGGTGGAAGGGCGGGGACCTGCAATTGGGgaagatcaacggtggggatGGATGAATCGACTGGTTAGAGATGGAAGATGAAGTGGCATTGACAGGAGAAAGATAAACTTACGGATTTTTCTTCAGGGACTTTGGCCATGGGATCTGATCTTGGttttgatggtttggatagagagaaagagagagggggggaaAGAGCCGAATTCCAGAATGCTCATGGGCTCTGTCTTTTGAAATGGGGAGGTAACGGTTTATTACCGGCTGTTGTAGTTAAGACGACCGGCTCAGCCGGTCTCGTTTCTCATACTACTCTTTCCTTCAGAAACGGGTGCACGTAGACGTAGTTAGTTCTCACACCTGTGAGAGATCTAAGCCGCTCATCAGCGGGCCAGATTCGACGTATACGTTTTCATCAAGGGTACGTAAATACGAGACCCGGGGAGCAGTTTTGATAACATGCGATGTGTGGGTGCCAAAAACGTGTGCTACATGGTCTGATAAAGGGTCTGGAACACTGGCCTTACGATATACCATATTTATGGGCACACGTACGAGCTGCGTGCATTGACGTGAGATAGATAGAACATATGTGAGCCATTAACCAGCTAGGGttcaatgtgaaaatgccctagATAAAACATCATGCCTGCCTACCCATCACATAAGCTGTGGGCCACGCTTGCAAGATGAATATGGACCCTTGGTCACTTTCGTTAACGTACATTTTCCCTATTACAGGTGGAAGCAGATTGtctaggagcggattaggtgagaacccGGATTTATACCCCtgattgtggcccactgtgatgtatgtgactacatccatgccgtccttccgtatttaaagctcattttagtgcatgatgattttaaaaaaaatgaagcagatacaaatctcaggtggatcttatacaggaaacagtggtaatcaaccactaaaaacttctcttagaccacgaaagttttggatcaagccgatatttgtgtggcctcttcatccagatctttgtgacgttatcaacaggttggatgacaaataaacattccggtggtccctgtaaagtttttaatggtggggattcaatcactactattttctgtcgtatggtccacttaagattttctGCAAAAGTCTTTTGCAGCAACTTCCTCCGACCGAAGCTAGGTGACACCCTCCATAAAATTTgtagaaatccacctcgtccatccattctgccataTATTGTCAGTAcataggccaaaaaatgaggcagatacgaACTCTAGTGAGCTGCACGACAGAAACCGTGAAGATTAAACGTCCACTGTTGTTTAAACATTCATAGCACCACTGAaattttggatttgtctcatttttgggtttaaacATTCATAGCACCACTGAAGTtatggatccatctcattttttgggttcatatcctaacatgatttggtagatttgatggatggggtggacttctcacaaacatcacagtgaaccccACCTAGCTTCTTATTGCAGGAAAGGCTTGCATGGGCAATCGGCATCCTTTTCAAAGTGTGGCCAACCTGAATTTTAGTCTATGTCATTCTCATAGGgaatttcaacacaaggtcacaagttcaagcACCCTTGTGGTCTGACCCAGCTCAATACAAACTGCAAGATCATGGGCACTATATCTATCAGTTTAAGATCACACTGGTATCTAATTCCAATTTAATTAGTCATTAACTGATCAATACAATAGTGTGGTGGACCAAACTCAACAAGAAAAAATTCATTACTTGGAGCCTAGGATTTTCTTTTGTGTATTGCTAGTCTGAATATTCCACTCCTTTTCAATGTTTTAAAACCAGCTATTGGTTGACCTGTTTTGTGGGCAGTTTAGACCTAACCACTGCTCCAATGTTTACCATTTCATCCAAGAAATTTATTtatagaaatcattaaaaaagaagaagaatgaaggcataagtaatttttatttttgcactGTTTCGCATGGAGCATCCTGGAGATTAGTCGCTTCTCATGAATTTTGATGCCAACTACATACACTAAAAGAAGAAGCTTGTTGATTCGAAATATCTCTAGTTTTAAGATTCTTTACTTCTATAATCGTAAAGCATTCTGCTAGGAATGCCGATCAATATGCCAATGCAGTGGCAAGCAGCTGAAAAACTACAACGCACCAGTGCAAATTGGCTTTTCAGCCAACTAACATACACATACAAGTTACATAATGTATTAGAAAACAATTATTCAATTGACCAGCCTATAAGTTCCACGCAAGCCGGTTTGAGTCCAAATAAAGTGCTGTTTTCAAGGCATGTTTGGATTGCACtaaatatataaatgaaatgaaataaaattttaatcatTATCTAAAAATTACCTCACTAAATATTATTGAAAATCGGATTACAATTTTAGGTTAAGTGTTTAGATATtatatggatccttactcttgctccggtggtagactcccaagagtttcaacacccagtcaagggttcgagtatccataggtgatgaaattcactgtggtgtgagtatgtgggtgtgtatgtgtgtgtaaaaaaaataaaaaaataaaaaataaataaaaaagatgtgatatgaaaatctcatatttattaAATAACAATCATGTAATTTCCAGTTCCTTAAAATCCGAAAGCTACGGAGAATTCTAATGTAATATACCCTTCTCTGCTGTCCAAAAATCTCTAATTGTCACTTTTTTCCTGTGTTTTAAAGAAAACCCTTTTCCCTTTCTATGGAATACTTGAACCCGAGCATGCCCTAAAGACAACCCGTGGACATAAGACCATTTTAAAAGGATGAGAAGGCCAACCATGGCCAATGGATTATTTGTTCTTTACTATTCTTAGACTATCCCGGTGCAAAGAGgcatgtgatgaggtcgatcatcgtcatCCTCAGGGGATAACCACTCTGAATCTACGGAGCTCTTTAGACTCCTTAGagagcttcctcaaatccatgagggataaaagcAGGAATAATTTCTAACAAATTCAAAATGatttgattgataataaaaaatgaaattacagttctttaaataaggaactcaaactttGGATGGAGTTTTACActaagactccaactcaaacaccctataaaaacatgacttaccataaatagtaaatttattatttatagaggacctctattcctactagacttcatggttttcggctaaaaatagtaagtgtccaatttgccTCAACCATGTTACTCTCCcaacttttctaagccattttcatgttaggcacgaCTTCTACAATTCAAagtatcaaaagttatactccaactaaaacttactatttatagtaaaaatgaaattaaatgagaCTTTTGACCTTCAATCATGAAAATTTAGACCTATATAGTTGTTAGATAGGTGCAAATGTCTCAGAACATGGATGGTTTAAAAGAATCAATCAATGATTTATGTTCCacaaacatgtgtggcccacttaatgactTGACTTTCTGGACCGCGAGGTttgtttggataggaggaattttcataagaaaaaaaaatcttttttataGAGAGTTACTATTTTCCATTCTTCAAATTGTGGAAAAG
Coding sequences:
- the LOC131248432 gene encoding serine/threonine-protein kinase Aurora-3, whose translation is MAKVPEEKSVPALPPWRLQDFEIGKPLGRGKFGKVYLAREKQSKYIVALKIIFKEQLEKYRLHHQLRREIEIQSSLTHPNVLRLFGWFHDEDRIFLILEYAARGELFKELRKSEYLSERRAATYIASLAKALAYCHEKHVIHRDIKPENLLLDLEGRLKIADFGWSVQSRTKRHTMCGTLDYLAPEMVTNKAHDYTVDNWTLGILLFEFLYGAPPFEAESQEDTFRRIVEIDLSFPPTPHVSAEAKDLICRLLVKDSLKRLSLEKILDHPWIIRNADPSGTCNEKGVESK